From a single Brevinematales bacterium genomic region:
- the trmD gene encoding tRNA (guanosine(37)-N1)-methyltransferase TrmD gives MKVIFLTIFPNIIETYLSTSMMDKATQKGIIEYQVLNIRDFAKDKHKKVDDYTYGGGKGMIFKPDVVYEAITHSKSKLPSSKVIYMSAKGRLLSKDILNEYLNCNELVILCGRYEGVDERIVDNFVDDEICIGDFVITGGELPALIFIDALTRLKGLVDKGSIIRDSFYYEGGLLEYDQFTRPKEFLGFSVPETLTRGNHKEIEKWRHLSSLKNTYEKRPDLLKRVKLSKEDILFLNSLYKPASTK, from the coding sequence ATGAAAGTAATTTTCCTAACCATATTTCCAAACATTATAGAAACATATCTTTCAACAAGCATGATGGATAAAGCAACACAAAAAGGTATTATTGAATATCAAGTACTAAATATACGAGATTTTGCAAAAGACAAACACAAAAAAGTAGATGATTACACATACGGTGGTGGCAAAGGAATGATTTTCAAGCCAGACGTAGTCTATGAAGCAATTACACACTCAAAATCTAAACTACCATCTTCAAAAGTTATCTACATGTCAGCCAAAGGAAGACTACTCTCAAAAGATATCCTAAATGAATACTTAAACTGCAATGAACTAGTAATACTATGCGGCAGATACGAAGGAGTCGATGAGAGAATAGTCGACAATTTTGTTGACGACGAAATATGTATAGGAGACTTTGTTATAACAGGTGGAGAATTACCAGCACTTATATTCATTGATGCTCTAACAAGATTAAAAGGTCTCGTAGATAAAGGTTCAATAATTAGAGACAGCTTCTATTACGAAGGTGGATTACTCGAGTACGATCAATTTACAAGACCAAAAGAGTTTCTAGGTTTTTCCGTACCCGAAACATTAACAAGAGGAAACCACAAAGAAATAGAAAAATGGAGACATTTATCATCTCTCAAAAATACTTATGAAAAACGTCCAGACCTACTTAAACGAGTAAAATTATCAAAAGAAGATATCTTATTCTTAAACTCTCTTTACAAACCAGCATCTACTAAATGA